ATCTGAATTTGTTAATACAATTTTTCGACTTTCTAAATAGTCATCCTCTGGAACTACTTGAAACCCTCTTAATCTATATGATTGAATATTATTTTCTTTTGCTACTTTCGGTGCAACACTGTACTGATTTCTTATTTCTTTAACCTGTGTTGGTCTTTGCTCGTGATAACTGTTTGTCGACATTCCGTCAAATCCAACGGTTCCAAAAAGTTGTTCGTAGTATAAGCTTCCGTCTTTTTTACGAAACTGCGTATGACGTTTTGGTGGAATTTCTCCTAATTTATGATAAAATGGCATATTTAAATGATTTAATTAAACTAAAATCTTTTTAAACTCTTCGATTATTACACAAAACAGCTATTCTGGTTTACGTTTTATCATATATTTTAAATGAGCTAAAAGATCTTGCCAATGCATATTTATCTGTTTTTTTATTGTCTCCTTACAAATATACCAAATTTTAAAAACAATTTAAACACGAAAAGACATCTTAAAGTATTATACCTTAAGATGTCTCTTCAAAAAAAATAAAATAAGCTAATTAGTTGATCGCAAAAATCCCCTTTACTACAGCTGCATTAACTTGTATACTTTTTTTAGCTGTTGCTGTATTCACATCAATTTCATAAATATAAGCGCCATTTTTATCACTTATATTCATATACACTTTTCCGTTATGATTTAAAGCAGGTGTAGCCCACTGACCACCGTGTAATGGAATACCAACAACTTCTGTTACGGTTTTAGTCTCTAAATCTACAATAGCAATTTTACAGATAGGTGTTTCACCCATTGGAGCAAATGCATCCCATTTTTTCGAATCATCGGTGATCATTCTTACAACTGCCTTGTTCTTTCCTACATAATGCAAAAAGTTAATTTTGTTTCCTCCTGAAGCAGTTTCAAAATCGAAATAATAGTCTGTATCAAAATCTGTATCACCACTTTTAATTCTTAGAATTGATGATTTATTTACTGGTGCAGGATCAAAACCACAAGCAGAAGAAGAGGTAGATGCTGTATAAATATTATTATTTTCATCTTTTACTAATCCGTTATAATTTCCATAAAAACCAATATCAGATCCACGGGTATCTTTTATTAGCTTCTCAAAAACTAATTCAGGGTAACTATATACAGCTATTCTTGCTTCATTAGAATTTGGCGTTTTCCACTTATCTCCCTCAGCACTCGTTAAATAGTAAGACAAAAATAATTTACCTCCTTTTACCGCAATACCAG
This genomic stretch from Tenacibaculum sp. Bg11-29 harbors:
- a CDS encoding DUF4374 domain-containing protein, translating into MRQSILAIGLLFTMSFFSSCSDDTPVNTTVKKTKLAVAVQVGEKTETTNVVLGVENFMESVISPINNGIQQDGKRNYYFVNNTIISSGYKTTNCVGYDFQDGKLTKKGEFAFPASFDLLGKGDDKTMIAVESPRAGFENRTIFLVDTDDLVITKTVATKIDERQDENLMSWPTGIAVKGGKLFLSYYLTSAEGDKWKTPNSNEARIAVYSYPELVFEKLIKDTRGSDIGFYGNYNGLVKDENNNIYTASTSSSACGFDPAPVNKSSILRIKSGDTDFDTDYYFDFETASGGNKINFLHYVGKNKAVVRMITDDSKKWDAFAPMGETPICKIAIVDLETKTVTEVVGIPLHGGQWATPALNHNGKVYMNISDKNGAYIYEIDVNTATAKKSIQVNAAVVKGIFAIN